The Rhodocytophaga rosea genome has a segment encoding these proteins:
- a CDS encoding FtsB family cell division protein, protein MRWKLPAFTKNYYFITTAVFLLWMLFFDSNDFISQYQMRSKVQELEKDKRFYLEKIEEVKKDRRELVSNPKLLEKFAREKYLMKKTSEDVYVIVEEGKETETAKK, encoded by the coding sequence ATGCGCTGGAAACTGCCTGCATTTACTAAAAATTATTACTTTATTACAACAGCCGTTTTTTTGCTCTGGATGTTGTTTTTTGATAGTAATGATTTTATTTCCCAGTATCAGATGCGCAGTAAAGTGCAGGAATTGGAAAAAGATAAACGTTTTTATCTGGAAAAGATAGAAGAAGTGAAAAAGGACCGCAGGGAATTAGTAAGCAATCCTAAACTGCTTGAAAAGTTTGCCAGAGAAAAGTACCTGATGAAAAAAACTTCTGAAGACGTGTATGTAATAGTCGAAGAAGGAAAAGAAACAGAAACAGCAAAAAAATAA
- a CDS encoding low molecular weight protein-tyrosine-phosphatase, with amino-acid sequence MIKVLFVCLGNICRSPMAEGIFNKLISDNRLNNNVICDSAGTSNYHIGELPDARMRQTAQKNGIELTHLARQIKRQDFEEFDYIVAMDESNYLNITKHPAWNNHWKDKLLLMRSHDEVISDLNVPDPYFGELDGFEEVYQLLLKNNTRFINYLIEKHQLYNRIV; translated from the coding sequence ATGATTAAAGTTCTGTTTGTATGCCTGGGAAATATATGCCGCTCCCCAATGGCAGAGGGGATTTTTAATAAATTAATTTCTGATAATAGATTGAATAATAATGTAATATGCGATTCTGCTGGTACATCCAACTACCATATTGGCGAATTGCCGGATGCTCGCATGCGACAGACTGCTCAGAAAAATGGCATTGAACTTACTCACCTGGCGAGGCAAATCAAGCGCCAGGATTTTGAAGAATTCGATTATATTGTAGCCATGGATGAATCAAATTACTTAAATATTACAAAGCATCCTGCCTGGAATAATCATTGGAAAGATAAATTGTTGTTGATGCGAAGCCATGATGAAGTGATTTCAGACCTGAATGTACCTGACCCTTATTTTGGTGAATTGGATGGTTTTGAGGAAGTGTATCAACTTCTGCTGAAAAACAATACCAGGTTTATCAATTATTTAATAGAGAAACACCAGTTATATAATCGTATAGTTTAA